The Novosphingobium sp. PP1Y genome segment AGATTGGACGCGCGAGCCGGTGAGGTTCTGCCGCAGCAGATCCACGAACGCGCTCGCATCGGCATAGGGCTTGAGGATCACACGAATTGCGCCCTCGGAACGCTCAGTCAATGCCTCGCCTTCGCGGGTTAGCAGAGCATCGCGCTCTTCCTGCGCCGACAACCACTCCCCTCGCGCGGTATCGAACAGCGTTCCGGCAGATTTCAGAGACGCCAGAGTTTCACGGGTGTGGGTAGATTCCGCAGCCAGTTCCGCCGCGCGGGCTTCCAGATTGCGCAGTTGTTCGAGCCGTTCACGGTGCGAAGAAGAGCGTTCGACGGCTTCATTATAGCGCGCCCTGAAAGCCTCGTATTTAGTGTCCCACTGCGTCCAGGGGACATCCTCTTCCGGTGCAGGTTCAGCGATGGCTTCCGCTGACTGTGACAGAGTGTTCAAAGCCGTCTGCGTTTCCGAAAGGAAATTCGCATAGGCCTGCCGTGCCGCCTGCAATATCGCCGCTTCGGCTTCTGGCTTATCGGGTGCAACAGGCGACAAAGCGCCGGCTTGGTCGGTGACGATCTGCGCGAGTTCATCGACTTTGCGTCGGATGGTTTCGGCCGATGCCTTCCAACGCTCAACCTCGGTGTTGGCGTTGGAATAGTCATTGGCCTGATCGAGCGTTTGGCGATCGGCATCGGACAGGCCGGTCAGCGACTGCTTCAGGCTTTCCGCCTGGCCGGTGATCGATTGGTGTTCGAGAACACGGTTAGCAAGCGTGCGGTTGAGTTCGTTAAACCGCTGCCGGGTCGCAAACGTCTCGCGCATGTTGTTGGCGCGATCAGCCGCTTTCCGGTCAAGGCGATCGAGGTCGCCCTTGATTGGCGCGGTGATGAAACGCGTCAGTTCGTCGATGCGCACACTGACATCACTCAACTGCTTCTGGCTGTAAGCCTGAATCGGCAGAAGCGTGCGGACTTCCTCTTCTGAGCACGGTCGGAATTCCTCGCGCCCGATCTTCATCTGCACAGCGCCGTCCACGCTTGAACGGCGCACCACATGCGGGACGCCGTTGAGCATGTAGGTGACGGTGACGCCCTCCCCCAGGGGCTTCAAAGTCTGCTCGATCAGTCGGGCACGGCGAGACTGATAGTTCGGGGTGTCATCGTCGATGTTGGACGGGGGCTGATCGCAGAGCGCCCACCGCACATATTCAAGGACGGTCGATTTGCCCGTCCCGCGACCGCCGATCAAGGCGTTGTATTGGGTATTAAGCTCGGCATCGAGCGGGCCGAGAAACTTGGAATTGCCGATGCTGACCGAGGCAATGTAGGTTTCAGGGACGTGTGGCGTGTCGAGGGAAATGCGCGATTCCTGCGCAAGGCAAGCCTGACGAAGAGCTTCCGCCGTTGGTGTCGCCCACTTCACCCAGGTTGAGGGCTTGCCAAGCTCTGCATGATCCACCGAACGCGTGTCGGATGTCTGAATGCAGGCGATGCGCTTATGCCCCCAGGCCTTGTCTTTGCCTGCGAGAATGTTCTTCGGGCCGTCTCGAAGCTTCGAAAACTCCTTGTCGGTATAACCTCCCACCCACGGCATTTCCGAATATTTTCCGGCCATCCCAGTGCGCAAGAGCGAGAATTGCCCCTCGCCGCTGACATTGGGCAGAACTATGTATCTGCCCTTCAAAAAGGAGTGCCCGTCCAGCTCCTCTTTCAGCGTGCGCAGGCTTTGGATGTGCTCAAGGCGCTGCACATCACAAACCTTGGCTTGATCCGCGCCATTCTGGGTAATCTTGAGGGCGGTCTGCGCCTGCGGAAGAAATTCGTCGGGGAAATCAGCATCGAAAATGATGAGCGCCTGACAGGGTACGCCAAGCGTCAGCTCCATGCCGGGGAAGACGATCAGTCTTTGCCGTGCATCCAACTCGCTGCCGTCTTGAGCCGTTTCCTCGGCAGCGGCCTGACGGACGAACGGTATGAAAGCTGTGCAGTGATGATCGGTGATGGCAATCGCCTGAACACCACGCTCACGGCAAGCGGAAACAAGTTCCGCCGCATAGGCGCGCCGTTCATCATCCCTGACGGCATCAGGCCCACTCCACCGCTTATCGCGCGGTGTGTGAACCTGAAAGTCGCATTGAAAGTAGTGCGCGCCTCTGTCCATTGATCCCCCTAAAACGCGAATTTCGGCTGCGTTTTTTTCTTCCACTGGCCGCAGCTTGGCGTAGGCGAGCAGGTCGGCGATTGATCCCCCTTTATCGCGCCATCCGTAGAATGTGTCTTCGCCGAGCAGGACATAATGCCATTCGGCATTGCTGCGATCATCCTCCGACAACTCGTTGATGCGATCGCACCACGCCACGGCGGCTTTGCGCTTGCGCTTCACGTTCGGGGAGGACAGTTGCCCCTGCGCCTTGGTTTCGACAAGGTAGATCGTCTCGCCACAGCGAACGAAAAAGTCGGGTGAATAGAAGGCGGGCAACCCGTCTTCCTTCACATAGCGCAGACGCGCAAAGGTGTGCTTCTGTTCGTTGATCTTGCAGAAGGCATCGACACTGCCGTCTTTCTCGCAGGTTTCCATGAAGGCCTGTTCGAGGCCGCCGTTGCGGGAGGGGTACGGCAACCGCAAATAGATGGCCTTGTTAACGGCGAGGGATGACCCTTCGCGCATGGCGAGTTTCGGCACTTCCGAAAGGCGGCGATGCGCAACCTCGGCATCGGCCACGAGCACAGATTCCTCGGCTTCGAGGATCGAGCGCGCCCAGACCTTGATGATGTGTTCGGTCACAGCATCGATCAGCAGGACGCGCCAGTTCTCGTCATCGAGCGGGACAAAATCGCGGTCGAACAGGCGGGTGCGGATGTAGGTGTCGAGACCTTCGGCTAGTTCGGCGCGATTGATCTGGATGTAGGGGAATTTCGCAGCGTTGGCGAAGGTCTTGGAGCTGGACGTAGTATCGGTCAGCGTGACCGCCTCGGTGATCCGGCGCGTGATACGAGCGAGATAGTCGTTGTAGCCGGTGGCGGTCATGACGCCGCCCTGGACGCGATAGTCGCCGAAGCGCGTCTTTGCCTGCACATCCTCGGAATGAAAGCGGTCGCCGTGTCCGAGCTGCTTCTTCAGCTGATCGAGCGAGAACGCACCGAAGGATTCGAGGTCTGACGGGTCAATCTGCGCGTCAGCCAATTCTTCCACCCGATCCCGCAAGATGAACGGGATCGCGAAATCATAGTCCTCATAATCGTCGCGCAGGCCGACCGAAATCAGGTCGCCGGTCGAGCTGCCATTGCTGTCATCATCTTCGTCCTCTTCGGCGGCCAGGCCGTCATTGATGAGGTCGTCGTAGAAGTCCTGAAAGGCCGGGTGCTCAACGATCGACAGGATGTCGATCATGTTGGCGGGAGTCTTGCCGGTGGCGATCATCTGGCGGTTTTCCCGCTTAATGTCGTCATATTCGTTGCCGCGCCACATGAGGCGCAGACCACGGCCGATCGTCTGTTCGAGCAGGATGCCCGCGGTCGAGGCTCGCAGCGGCACAATGACGCAGATATTGTTCACGTCAAAGCCTTCGCGCAGCATCAGGACGCTGACGATCACACGCGGCGAAGCATGGCGATCGACATCGAACAGGCGTTCACGCAGCTGCTTCCAGTCATCGGGCTTCAACTCGCCCTTGCGGTTGGAATCCACCCGCAAAACCTCGTCATCCGACAGGCCTTCATCGCGCATGAAATCGGCGACAAGCGGGGTGACGGAGGTATCCTCGCAAACCACCAGCATCTTCGGATGCTTGTCGGGATCGAGGTCGGCGAAATCGGCTTCAAGTTTGCGCAGCTTGGTCAATCCGGCGCGCAGCATGATGCGCTGCCCTTCGGACAGCATAGGGTCGCCGTTCTCGTCACGGTCAGCCTTAAAATCGAGTTCGTCGTTGCTGAGCGCCCCGATCTCGGATCGCTTGTCGAGCACGAGCGATTTGACCAAGCCTGCGCGCATGGCCGTCTTGAGGTCGAAATCGACGATGATGTGAGGAAAGTAGGATTTGCGGGAATTCCGTCCCGTGCCGACCTCGTTGTAAGGCGTGGCGGAGAAGTCCACCTGAATGAAGCGATGCGCCTTGGGGTCAGCAATCAGGTTGAGGCTCTTCTGCCACTCGACCTCTGTCACCTCCCCTTCCCGCTTGAATTCGTGGATGTGGTGCGCCTCGTCGTTGAAAACCATCAGCGAGGGCAAATCCTTGAGATAGGTCAGAATGCCGCCGCGCTCGTAGCGGCGGTTAAGGACATTGAGGTCATTGCCTTTGCTCGTGCCAGGTGTCAGCGGAAGCACGCTTTCGACTACCTGCTTGGGATCGATCTCTTCCCCCGGCGCATCGATATCCTCGTCTTCAAGCGGCTCGCCTTCCTCAGACAGGACATGCCAGTTGGCGATGGCGATGATGCCGCCAGCGGTGACTTTGCGGCCGATGTCTTCCTTCGGGCAAATAGCACCCTGCACGAACCGGAAAACCTCATCCCGATAGGCATCGGGAATGAACAGCTCCTGGAAGATGGCGAGGTCGGAAATGGAAAAGTCACGCTTGCCGTCGCGTTCTTTTCCCATGAAGGCGTCGAGCAGGCGATCGTAAACGATCAGGCCCGGCGCAACGACAAGGAAGTTGCGGGTGTAGCGTTCGTTGTCAGGATCACGGTGTGCGTTGAGTACCTGCCAGACCATGAGAGCTTGCAGCACCCAGGTCTTGCCCGTGCCGGTCGCCATCTTCATGCAGTATTTCGGATAGGCGTTTTTCGGGGCGCGGATCACTTCGGCATCGCGCGCACTGGCAAGCATGACATCGGGCGCGGCTGCCTGATAGAGGTCTTGCAACGTGGTGACGCCAAGTACCTCATGGGCATAGATGGTGTTGAGCAGCGCCTGACGCTGCCCCGGATGAAAATTGAACTGCCGCGCGTCCTGAAATTCCGTCTGAAACCACCATTTGAGCAATTCAGCCGTCATCGGCGAAACCTGATCGAGGATCGGCGCCTCGCCAGCTTCCAGTCCGACGCATGCATCCTCCACCTGCGCAGAAAGTCCCTGGGCGAGCGAAAGGCTATTGATCCCCGCCATCATGCCACCTCGATCGTAGCTTCGGCTTCAAAGCCGAACACATCGACTACACGGACGCATACCCGCCGTTTGCCTTCCTTCTTCGGCAATCCGGTCAGCTGTGCCGTGGTGACGACATGATAGGGGTCATCATCGTTTTCGGTATTGCCGCGATAATCCTGCCAAACCGAACGGAACACTTCGCCATCATAATCGGGATCGACACTCCAATATTCGATCAATGCGAGAGGGTCGTCATTCACCACTTGTTCTAGCTTTGACTTATTTTTTTCATCCAGATTAAGAGCATCCGGAGACAACAAAACATAATTGTCGAGCGCAACGGTCAGCGATTCCTTGTCACTGGTCGCCTTCCGTTTGATGTTGCCAAGTTTCAGATATTGCAACGAGGAAAACCTTACCTCGTCCGGTTTGAGCTTTTTTCCCTTCTTCTTCAGACGATCGAGCAGGTCGGGCGGGATAACCAGCACTTCCAAGCTGTCGCCCTGCCCCAACGCCTCGATGTCATGGCCGATGGTCGGTGAGAAGTTCCAGCCCAGAATAACAACCTTGTCCCAACCTCCCATGAGGTTGTCGCGGATTTCGATGGCACGGCGCAACGTAGCGAGGCCGGTCATCTTGTTCGGGCTGTCGGCAAGAACAAGCGTCTTGCTGCCCTGCAAGCGCCCCATATTCTTATTGGGGTTTTCTTCCGCAGGAAGCGGCAACGTCCCATAAAGACCGAGCACAATTTCGGCGAGGTCGCCAATGCGAAAGCGGCTCCCCATCGTCGAGCGCATCTGTTCGACTTGATAGTCTCCAATATGCTGGAAAAGAAACGGCTTCGCGTCCTGATCGATCAACCGCTTCCGCATAATCATGCAAGCGGCCTTTCCCATATCAGTTGTAATCCACCTACGGCCCAGCTTTTCAGCGACAGCCGCCGTTGTCCCTGAGCCACCGAAAACATCAAGCACCAAAGCGTTAGGTTTGGTGGATGAAAGTATTACCCTTTCGAGAAGTGTTTCCGGCTTTTGTGTATCAAAATCTAGTTTTTGCTTCTTATCCGCTGGCATTATGTATGGCAGACGCCAGACATCATCAATTGTGCGATGAGTGTCTTCATAATAAACTAGATTTCCGTCTTCATCACGAGCCTGTTTGAGGCTTTTTTGTTTCCGGATCCCATGCCCTTTTCTGCTGCATCTTGGGCTTTTCACGAAGCTCTCTCTGAACCTCATAATGCGGGTTGATGTCCTTCTTGTAGCTAAAAATCACATCGTGATTTGACGCAAAACGATTTATGTTGCCTTGCATCTTATTGTAATAGTGCCAAACTATTTCATTTCTAAAATTGTCTTTACCAAATATTTCATCGAGAACAATTTTCACATAGTGACCTACGTGCCAATCAATATGCACAAAAATTGCGCCGTCATTGGAGAGAAGTTCCCGAAGAAGGACAAGTCTTGGAGTTATCATTTGAATATATGACAGCGTTCCTCCCGACCATGTGTCGGAATATGCAAATTGCTCAATCGTGTTTGGCATCTGGTCTATAGCTCCTGATGCCAATTTTATTTTTGATCTATAGTCAGCTTTACTGTCATACGGGGGGTCTATGTAGACGAGATCAACAGCACCTCTAAGTGATTGATTTTCGTCATCGCCGGCAAGCAATGCAGCCATTGCCAGCAAATTATCGCCGTAGATAAGGCGGTTTGAAGTTGCTTTAGATAGCAGACCACCGCCCTTAGCTTGACTAAACAGATCCTCCCAGTTGCTATCTCGCGAAGGAATGACCAACTCTCGCGTCTGCAGGCCAAGACGGTAGTTGCTCTCGGCTCGCTCCATAACACGCTCGGCCTGACGCTTGCCCTCCGCAACGATGGACGGCAGCTGTTCGAGCAAACTTTTCATTCAAATATCCCCCTGCCCGCGCCGATGGCGCGGCATGTCGTAATCACGTAGTTCTCTATCAGACCAGTGCGGATTGCGGGTCGAGCGGCTTGCCCTGGAAAGGCGCGACATTGATCTCCCCTGCCCGCTTGCGGGCCTGGGCAATGTCATAGCTGTTCTGCATCCGCATCAGCGTTGCCATCGACACACCGAAGGCCTTCTCGATCCGCACGGCCATTTCCGGCGAAAGGTGCGCGCGTTCGTTGAGCAACGTCGAGAGCGTTGCCCGCGTAACGCCAAGAACCTCGGCGGCATCCGTCACGGACAGGCCGAACGGTTCGATGATTTCATGCTTGATGAAGCCGCCAACGTGGGGCGGGTTCATCATCCGAATTCCGTCAAGTGCTGCCATGACCACCTCCTAGTGGTAATCCTCGTAATTGAGGTCGATGATCTCGATCTCGTCCTGGTCGATCTTGAATGTGAGCCGCCAGTTTTTGGTGACGAACAGACTCCATGTGCCTTTCCGATCACCGGTCAACAGATGGGCTTTCCAGCTGGGAATGGTACGAATTTCCTCTTCGTTTTCCATATCCTGAAGGAAGCCGATCATGCGGCGTAGCTTCGGTACGACCGCTTGATCCAGGCCGCGCTCATCGTCATCGACCACAAGGCGGCGCAACCCTTTGTGGATCACATTCCTGATCTTCATGTGTGGCCAATACTTTCCATTGCGTTCGGTGTCAAGTTACGCCATACGCAACGGAATTGTTCGTATGATGTTTGGAGGCGGCGTGCTTGATCAAGACGATCCTCAGGGAGGGCGCTGGATAAAAAGCGCGTCGAATGGTGAGCAGCGCAAGCCTGGCGGTGACAATAGGCTAAGGGTTAATTTATCTAAGAAATTTTATATTGCTCAGTTCCTCGGGTCATCATTGAATATTTATGAAACGGCCGAAAGAGTCGTACATAAAAAGGGCGGGGCATCTTTTGTAATATTTGAAGGAAGTCGATATCAGTTGAGGTCGCCAGATGACTTAGGGCGTATTATTGACATGGCACTTGCAAAAGAAATCTATGTCAATGTTGGCGGTGTTGAATTGAGTAGCAAATGGCGATCGAAAATTGAGCTATTTTCATTCATATATTTGACAACAAAGGCTGCTCTGAAAAATTTTCAGAATGAATTTGGCTCTGGCAATGCTCCCCACCCTGACCGGCGCAAGCGACGGCGTAGGTAGGTGATGGTGGGCATCAAAATCAGTCAACAAAACGGTCGTTTTTTTTGACTGACAACCCGCCGAGAAATCAATCGCATGAGAAGGGGCTTTTCTGCGCATTGTGCACTGCACAAAGCCAATAATTTTCCCATGCGTCAATTTAATTAGCTATTTTTCGTATTAAGTTGACAGATTGAGCGACCCAGTTATGGTTTGAACAAATAAGGAACTGGAAAAAGGGCGACTTAATGAAGCTCGGATATGCGCGTGTCAGCACAGGCGAACAGAACATGCGCTTGCAGATCGATGCCCTTCGTGCGGCCGGAGCGGAGCAGATTTTCGAGGACCATGGTGTCTCCGGCTCGAAGGTCTTCAAGCCCGCTTATGCCGAAATGCTGAAGCTGGCCCGGGCTGGCGATGAAATCATAGTCTGGCGCCTGGATCGCCTGTCTCGTTCCCTAGTGACCCTCATCACCGAGCTTCAGTTGCTCGGTGAATTGGAGGTCGGCTTTCGTTCCCTTTCCGAAGATCTGGAAACGGTGACACCGGCGGGACGGCTGTTCTTTCATATGGTTGGGGCCTTCGCGCAATTCGAGCGCGACGTCATTCGCGAACGCACCAACGCCGGCCTTCACGCAGCTCGAAACGCTGGCACGAAACTGGGCCGCCCTCCGGTCTTGGACGATGCCCGTTGGAAGCAGGTCAAAGAGCTGATCGAGGGCCCTACAGCTATGAAGGTATCTGAGGTTGCGAAGCTGGTCGGGGTGACGCGGCAAGCGATCTACAAGAGGCTCGATGCCGAGAAGAAGGCGGCTGAACCCGCTTAGTTCCCCCCTGCCCTTCCTTGTCCTGAAGTCGATTTCGTCCCAGGCATACGCCTCGGGCTGGATCGCGATTGCCTGTGCGGTCGCAAGCTGGTTCCGGAGTAGGGCGGCGGGGCTGTGCCCTTCGCTTCGTTGCTGTTTGACGCACTTGGTGCCCTCGCCTTCCTAAGCGAGCTTGGGCCTGCGGTCCCAAGCAGAAAAGCGTCGCGCTGCGCCTACGGTTTCCGCGCTGCGGACCCTCCGTTTTTAAGCTTGCCCGCGTCAGGCGGTCCACCTTTTGAATTGCGTCAGAAACTTGAAAGCGAAGGACGAAGACCATGCAGAACGTTGCGGAATTTCGGATCATCGGACGCGTCGGCAAGGTTGAGATCAAGGACAAGGTCGCGTTCCTTGATGTGGCGGCAAATTACAGCCGTAAGGTCGATGACCAATGGGAAGACGACCCGCACTGGCATCGCCTCACCCTGTTCGGCAAGAACGTCGAACGGGCGAAGAAGATCGGCAAGAGTGACCTCCTCCACGTCACCGGCCGCGTTCGCCAGAGCAGCTTCGAGCGTGAGTGCGTGCGCGAGTACCGCGTTGATCTGATCGCCGAACGCTTTGCGGTCCTGGTCCGCAGCGGCGGCCCAGCGGATCGTGACTACGAGGCCGACTAAACGACTGAGGGTGGCGCATTGCGCCGGCATTATCTGGTATGTTAAATTACCCGGTATTTGATACAACCGGGTTATTGAAATAACCCGATAATTAAAAAAATCCGATATTAATTTATATCCGGTCTTGTAAAAAACCGGGTAATTGGATAAATCTGGTCAGCCGAAGAACCGGGTAAGCGGGACAACCGTTTTCAATTATCCGGTAATTATAAATACCAGATAATCCCAAGCGGTTCGAGGATAGACAATGCCGACCATAGCTATCGCGTCGCCCAAAGGCGGGGCGGGAAAAAGCACCACTGCCGTAATCCTGGGGACCGAACTGGCTCATGCTGGTGTCCCGGTGACGTTGCTCGATTGTGACCCTAACAAGTCGCTAACCCTATGGGCATCGCGTGGGGATGTGCCAGACCGGATAAAGGTACTCACCGACATTACCGAATCCGACATTATCAAGACCATTCGCGAGCACGACCGTGATGGGCAGATTGTGATCGTTGACCTTGAGGGTGTGGCATCGCGCCTCATGTCGCGTGCGATCTCCCAGGCCGACCTCGTGATCACGCCAATGCGTGCCACGACCCTTGATGCTATGATCGGGGCGCGAACCATCGCGCTCATCCAAGAGGAAGAAGAGGCATTAGGCCGGTCCATTCCGTTTGCCATCGTTTTCACCATGACGAAGGCTGTCCGATCGAAGCAGCACTCGGGGATTGAAGCTTCGTTGCTTGATCAGGGTGTTGACGTGATCAAGCCGGAGCTGATGGAACGTGCGGCATTTTCAAGCTTTTTCGAGTTCGGCGGTGACCTCTACTCGATGCCGGCTCAGGGCAAGATCGAGAACGCACAAGAGAACGCTTCGGCGTTCGCGAAAGCTGTTTTTGAGAGACTGACCGGGGAGGGGGCTGATGCCTGAGGACAAACCTTTCAGCATCGACGTTGGGCGCCTTAAGACGCGGCCAAAGCAGGCCGACCAAAGCCGTGTAGAAGCAGTCGACAAGGCGGCGGCCGAACATGGCTTCGTCCAGCGGGAAGCCGGGGGTAAACGTGGTCGCCCCAAAAGTCCGCGGACAGGCCAGGTGCACGCCAAAGTGCTTCCCAACGTAGCTGATGAAATTTCAGCAGAGGCGCAGCGGAGGGGGGTTACCCAAGGCGTGCTGATTGAGGAAGCTTGGTCCGCGTACCTCGTAAGCAAGGGGCGGGGCTAACAATCACGCAGCGAGGACGACGGTCGGTTGCACCCAACCATCGTCCTCTGATCACAACCGCAAAATAGGACTTTGCGATTCATGACTGAAAACGACCTAGCTGGGTATTTGCGTCCACGCGAATCCGAATGGGACTTAGCCTTAGGGCGCTACCGCGATACGTGTGCGGAGATGCGCCGCGTGATGGATCGAGCCGGAGCTGAGGGGGAAGACCTCCCGCCTGGACCTGTCGATGCACACGAAGCGGCCGCTCGCGCATTGATCCTAACGCCCGGAACGCACCTTTTGCATGTCGCGCAGAAGGTGAGGGCCCTCGACAACGTACTCGGGTTGTCAGCCAACTGGCCTGGTGTTGCCGAGGTCCTAATTCATGATCTGATGCAGCTTATCGGTGCGACTGATAGCGAACAGGCGTTCTTGCCGAATTCGATCATGTTCATGCCGACACAAACTGCCGCTTAGGCTGCCATCTGGGTGCGCGGAACGGAACCTAAAGTTCGGCTCTTTGTGTTCCGGGTCGCGCCCCAATCCCATTGTAAATTGTAGCCACGTCCTGGTTCACGTCATGCCAAATATGGGGGGCAACGAACGGTAACGACCACACCGCTGCGAGCATAAACGCCTTGCGGACGGACGTGAAGATTGCCGTGAACGGGATCACGAAAACTCCCGTTAGGAACCAGAGGAATGATAGCGCGGCCATGCCGTGGCATCCCTTCGCAACGGCCCAAAGCCGAGGAGGCCT includes the following:
- a CDS encoding TrlF family AAA-like ATPase; translated protein: MDRGAHYFQCDFQVHTPRDKRWSGPDAVRDDERRAYAAELVSACRERGVQAIAITDHHCTAFIPFVRQAAAEETAQDGSELDARQRLIVFPGMELTLGVPCQALIIFDADFPDEFLPQAQTALKITQNGADQAKVCDVQRLEHIQSLRTLKEELDGHSFLKGRYIVLPNVSGEGQFSLLRTGMAGKYSEMPWVGGYTDKEFSKLRDGPKNILAGKDKAWGHKRIACIQTSDTRSVDHAELGKPSTWVKWATPTAEALRQACLAQESRISLDTPHVPETYIASVSIGNSKFLGPLDAELNTQYNALIGGRGTGKSTVLEYVRWALCDQPPSNIDDDTPNYQSRRARLIEQTLKPLGEGVTVTYMLNGVPHVVRRSSVDGAVQMKIGREEFRPCSEEEVRTLLPIQAYSQKQLSDVSVRIDELTRFITAPIKGDLDRLDRKAADRANNMRETFATRQRFNELNRTLANRVLEHQSITGQAESLKQSLTGLSDADRQTLDQANDYSNANTEVERWKASAETIRRKVDELAQIVTDQAGALSPVAPDKPEAEAAILQAARQAYANFLSETQTALNTLSQSAEAIAEPAPEEDVPWTQWDTKYEAFRARYNEAVERSSSHRERLEQLRNLEARAAELAAESTHTRETLASLKSAGTLFDTARGEWLSAQEERDALLTREGEALTERSEGAIRVILKPYADASAFVDLLRQNLTGSRVQSAKIEDLGQYIVNAEDPKMTWLKVLGELEKLAEFESGNAVSEDRPVAPTLMAAGLKADQLERVAQYLKPETWLSLALTPIKSVPVYEFRAKEADYIPFKNASAGQQATALLRTLLNQPGPPLIVDQPEEDLDNPVMLQIVEQLWAAKQMRQIVFASHNANLVVNGDAELVIWFGYRNSDDQSRGTIKGQGAIDIPDAREAIKQIMEGGENAFRLRREKYGF
- a CDS encoding DNA methyltransferase, with protein sequence MKSPRCSRKGHGIRKQKSLKQARDEDGNLVYYEDTHRTIDDVWRLPYIMPADKKQKLDFDTQKPETLLERVILSSTKPNALVLDVFGGSGTTAAVAEKLGRRWITTDMGKAACMIMRKRLIDQDAKPFLFQHIGDYQVEQMRSTMGSRFRIGDLAEIVLGLYGTLPLPAEENPNKNMGRLQGSKTLVLADSPNKMTGLATLRRAIEIRDNLMGGWDKVVILGWNFSPTIGHDIEALGQGDSLEVLVIPPDLLDRLKKKGKKLKPDEVRFSSLQYLKLGNIKRKATSDKESLTVALDNYVLLSPDALNLDEKNKSKLEQVVNDDPLALIEYWSVDPDYDGEVFRSVWQDYRGNTENDDDPYHVVTTAQLTGLPKKEGKRRVCVRVVDVFGFEAEATIEVA
- a CDS encoding site-specific DNA-methyltransferase, with the translated sequence MKSLLEQLPSIVAEGKRQAERVMERAESNYRLGLQTRELVIPSRDSNWEDLFSQAKGGGLLSKATSNRLIYGDNLLAMAALLAGDDENQSLRGAVDLVYIDPPYDSKADYRSKIKLASGAIDQMPNTIEQFAYSDTWSGGTLSYIQMITPRLVLLRELLSNDGAIFVHIDWHVGHYVKIVLDEIFGKDNFRNEIVWHYYNKMQGNINRFASNHDVIFSYKKDINPHYEVQRELREKPKMQQKRAWDPETKKPQTGS
- a CDS encoding HigA family addiction module antitoxin, whose product is MAALDGIRMMNPPHVGGFIKHEIIEPFGLSVTDAAEVLGVTRATLSTLLNERAHLSPEMAVRIEKAFGVSMATLMRMQNSYDIAQARKRAGEINVAPFQGKPLDPQSALV
- a CDS encoding type II toxin-antitoxin system RelE/ParE family toxin; translated protein: MKIRNVIHKGLRRLVVDDDERGLDQAVVPKLRRMIGFLQDMENEEEIRTIPSWKAHLLTGDRKGTWSLFVTKNWRLTFKIDQDEIEIIDLNYEDYH
- a CDS encoding recombinase family protein, encoding MKLGYARVSTGEQNMRLQIDALRAAGAEQIFEDHGVSGSKVFKPAYAEMLKLARAGDEIIVWRLDRLSRSLVTLITELQLLGELEVGFRSLSEDLETVTPAGRLFFHMVGAFAQFERDVIRERTNAGLHAARNAGTKLGRPPVLDDARWKQVKELIEGPTAMKVSEVAKLVGVTRQAIYKRLDAEKKAAEPA
- a CDS encoding single-stranded DNA-binding protein; the encoded protein is MQNVAEFRIIGRVGKVEIKDKVAFLDVAANYSRKVDDQWEDDPHWHRLTLFGKNVERAKKIGKSDLLHVTGRVRQSSFERECVREYRVDLIAERFAVLVRSGGPADRDYEAD
- a CDS encoding ParA family protein; its protein translation is MPTIAIASPKGGAGKSTTAVILGTELAHAGVPVTLLDCDPNKSLTLWASRGDVPDRIKVLTDITESDIIKTIREHDRDGQIVIVDLEGVASRLMSRAISQADLVITPMRATTLDAMIGARTIALIQEEEEALGRSIPFAIVFTMTKAVRSKQHSGIEASLLDQGVDVIKPELMERAAFSSFFEFGGDLYSMPAQGKIENAQENASAFAKAVFERLTGEGADA